A genomic window from Thiomicrorhabdus sp. includes:
- a CDS encoding DUF302 domain-containing protein produces the protein MTNPKTAGNNGITTIKSANSVTQSIDQLEREIHKRNMNVFARVNHAAGAQKIGTELRPTELLIFGSPQGGTPLMECSQSIGLDLPLKALAWEDGNGVVWMSFNDLAYLAERHGISECAKVEKLNNVLREMITASTAKAN, from the coding sequence ATGACGAATCCCAAAACCGCCGGAAACAATGGTATCACAACCATCAAAAGCGCCAACAGCGTTACCCAGTCGATCGATCAACTCGAAAGAGAAATCCACAAGCGCAATATGAATGTCTTTGCCCGTGTGAATCATGCCGCAGGCGCACAAAAAATCGGCACCGAGCTTCGCCCAACCGAATTACTGATTTTCGGCAGCCCGCAAGGCGGTACCCCCTTGATGGAATGCTCGCAGAGCATCGGGCTGGATCTGCCTTTAAAAGCGCTGGCCTGGGAAGATGGGAACGGTGTCGTCTGGATGAGCTTCAACGATCTGGCATATCTGGCCGAAAGACACGGCATCTCCGAATGTGCCAAAGTCGAAAAACTCAATAACGTCCTCCGTGAAATGATTACCGCAAGTACAGCCAAGGCAAATTAA
- a CDS encoding pyridoxamine 5'-phosphate oxidase family protein, with amino-acid sequence MSIVNQEPSKQRLHAGEIEAQRRFGAQDDWNEYNLSMIRSDLPKPWQAFIESQAFFFISTANDKGECDCSFRGREMNASGEAYPLLKVIDAETLVFPEYRGNMLFNSLGNLLVNPHIGLLFIDFENRSRARVNGTARIIDDKFAYESIWPLALRYVEVKV; translated from the coding sequence ATGTCGATCGTAAATCAGGAACCGTCAAAGCAAAGACTGCATGCAGGGGAGATCGAAGCGCAACGTCGTTTCGGCGCACAAGACGATTGGAACGAATATAATCTGAGCATGATTCGATCAGATCTGCCAAAGCCTTGGCAGGCATTTATCGAGTCGCAGGCGTTTTTCTTTATTTCAACCGCCAACGATAAAGGGGAGTGTGATTGCAGCTTTCGGGGGCGAGAGATGAATGCTTCCGGCGAGGCGTATCCTTTACTTAAAGTCATCGATGCAGAAACGCTGGTTTTTCCCGAATACCGTGGCAATATGCTGTTTAATTCTCTGGGAAATCTTCTGGTTAATCCGCACATCGGACTGTTATTTATCGATTTTGAAAATCGGTCACGGGCAAGAGTCAACGGTACGGCGAGGATAATCGATGATAAATTTGCCTATGAATCCATTTGGCCGCTGGCCTTGAGATATGTCGAGGTAAAAGTGTAG
- a CDS encoding type I restriction endonuclease: MDLIDKIIELSKRIKTLGSSLETEEATKNALIMPFIQALGYDVFNPREVVPEFTTDHGVKKGEKVDYAVKKDEEIILLFECKKFGAELSPDHASQLYRYFSVSDARFGVLTNGHVYMFFTDLDKPNQMDAKPFFILDIEKFEKHEVEELKKFTKSAFNLDNILTTASDLKYTGEVKKVLNNELENPSDEFVRFFASKIYSGRLTQSAMEQFREIVKKARKQFLNEKINERLESALSHPENSLESEEEKNAEQQALNESDNGIVTTEAEIEAYNIVKAILRTTTDASRIAMRDTKSYCGVLLDDNNRKPLCRFHFNSKQKYIGLMTNKIENRIPIDSLDEIFDYQEKLIETLKEYD; the protein is encoded by the coding sequence ATGGATTTAATAGATAAAATCATTGAACTATCTAAACGTATCAAAACTTTGGGATCATCCCTAGAAACGGAAGAAGCGACTAAAAATGCCTTGATTATGCCTTTTATCCAAGCCTTAGGATATGACGTTTTTAATCCTCGAGAAGTCGTTCCTGAATTCACAACTGACCACGGAGTGAAAAAAGGCGAAAAAGTCGACTATGCCGTCAAAAAAGATGAAGAAATCATTCTTCTTTTTGAGTGTAAAAAATTCGGAGCAGAGCTATCTCCGGATCATGCAAGTCAGTTATATCGATATTTTTCCGTTTCCGATGCTCGTTTTGGTGTTCTTACCAATGGCCATGTCTATATGTTTTTTACGGACCTTGATAAACCAAATCAAATGGATGCAAAACCCTTCTTTATCTTAGACATAGAGAAATTTGAAAAACACGAAGTTGAAGAACTGAAGAAATTCACAAAAAGCGCTTTCAATCTAGACAATATTTTGACTACAGCCAGCGATTTAAAATACACGGGGGAAGTAAAGAAAGTTTTGAATAACGAATTAGAAAACCCTTCCGATGAATTTGTTCGTTTCTTTGCTTCAAAAATCTATTCTGGCCGTTTGACACAATCAGCAATGGAACAATTCAGGGAAATTGTGAAAAAAGCAAGAAAACAATTTCTTAATGAAAAGATCAATGAACGTCTAGAAAGTGCCTTATCTCACCCGGAGAACAGTCTGGAATCTGAAGAAGAAAAAAATGCAGAACAACAAGCTTTAAATGAATCTGATAATGGAATCGTCACTACTGAAGCAGAAATTGAAGCGTATAACATCGTAAAAGCTATTTTAAGAACCACAACCGATGCTTCAAGAATTGCCATGCGTGATACAAAATCTTATTGCGGAGTTCTTCTTGATGATAACAACCGCAAACCTTTATGCCGTTTTCATTTCAACAGTAAACAAAAGTACATTGGTTTAATGACTAACAAAATTGAAAATCGGATTCCTATAGACTCATTAGACGAAATATTTGATTATCAGGAAAAACTTATTGAAACTCTAAAAGAGTATGATTAA
- a CDS encoding GNAT family N-acetyltransferase, translated as MFVIKPIDAARTYAFRQAILRPNQPIEACCYPGDLEPDTVHLGAFSGTELVGILSVYRVGQPAFELSECWQFRAMATAESVRGQGCGRKLLEQAQMHVRGQGGECLWANARSHAIGFYEKLDFAVYGEEFVIEGVGPHYVIGKQLA; from the coding sequence GTGTTTGTGATAAAACCGATTGACGCTGCGCGAACCTATGCGTTCAGGCAAGCCATTTTGCGGCCGAATCAGCCCATTGAAGCTTGCTGCTATCCTGGCGATTTGGAGCCCGATACGGTACATCTCGGAGCGTTTTCCGGAACGGAGCTGGTTGGCATTCTTTCGGTTTATCGCGTTGGTCAGCCGGCTTTCGAGCTTTCCGAGTGCTGGCAATTCAGGGCGATGGCGACCGCAGAATCGGTAAGAGGACAGGGGTGCGGGCGCAAACTTCTGGAACAGGCGCAGATGCATGTACGCGGACAGGGTGGAGAATGCCTGTGGGCGAATGCGCGTTCGCATGCGATTGGGTTTTATGAAAAACTGGATTTTGCAGTCTATGGTGAAGAATTTGTCATCGAAGGCGTTGGGCCGCATTATGTGATTGGCAAACAGCTTGCGTAA
- a CDS encoding MAPEG family protein: MQTEPILFPLSAMVILSFAIGIRLLLLRIKATKTDGLNPNYFLLNRGGKPPSYLTQTEQHYQNLFELPVLFYLLILTLVVTGSADALQLCLAWCFVVIRILHAIIHIGTNRLVWRRNAFLCGVAVLLIAWLDLIGKLLMGVVG, translated from the coding sequence ATGCAAACCGAACCGATTCTTTTCCCTTTGAGTGCGATGGTCATTCTCAGCTTTGCAATTGGCATCCGGCTATTACTGCTAAGAATCAAAGCGACCAAAACGGATGGCCTGAACCCGAATTATTTTCTGCTCAACCGAGGCGGCAAGCCGCCATCTTATTTGACTCAAACCGAACAGCATTATCAGAATTTATTCGAATTGCCGGTGTTGTTTTATCTTCTGATCTTGACGCTGGTCGTAACCGGATCTGCTGACGCTTTACAGCTCTGCCTTGCCTGGTGTTTTGTCGTGATTCGAATCCTGCATGCAATCATTCATATTGGAACAAACCGTCTGGTGTGGCGCCGAAACGCTTTTTTATGCGGTGTTGCGGTTTTGCTGATCGCCTGGCTGGATTTGATTGGAAAACTATTGATGGGGGTAGTCGGATAA
- a CDS encoding endonuclease/exonuclease/phosphatase family protein yields the protein MYKPKLTPISHERAIIHADSALPDPFRLLTWNLHKTDFSHYVHRPIERLLEIETPHLLSFQEAATVPMQNRFFNLPFVMAPNIQTRSRHFGVLTASQYGMLARHQCLTRSRELGWATHKTSLITEHLLANGERLTHINIHAINFVPNRLFKQELSHLWNLVSEKKGPMIVSGDFNTWNKARVSFLENTARQLGLEQVVYPDVSPIRTLNRQILDYVFYRGLKVHSSRAFDVKHISDHNPLEVVFSV from the coding sequence ATGTATAAACCGAAACTGACCCCGATTTCGCATGAACGCGCGATCATTCATGCTGATTCAGCGCTTCCCGACCCGTTTCGCCTGCTGACTTGGAATCTGCATAAAACTGATTTTTCACATTATGTTCACCGGCCGATTGAACGCCTGTTGGAAATTGAGACACCGCATCTGCTTTCCTTTCAGGAGGCTGCGACCGTTCCGATGCAGAACCGCTTTTTTAATTTGCCTTTTGTGATGGCGCCGAATATTCAGACTCGGAGTCGGCACTTCGGAGTTTTGACGGCCAGTCAATATGGCATGCTCGCCCGTCATCAGTGTTTGACACGAAGTCGGGAACTGGGCTGGGCAACTCATAAGACGTCTTTGATTACCGAGCATCTGCTGGCAAACGGAGAACGGCTTACCCATATCAACATTCATGCAATTAATTTTGTGCCGAACCGACTGTTTAAACAGGAATTAAGCCATCTCTGGAATCTGGTATCCGAAAAGAAAGGACCGATGATTGTCAGCGGTGATTTCAACACCTGGAACAAGGCACGCGTCAGTTTTCTGGAAAACACCGCCCGGCAACTGGGACTGGAGCAGGTCGTATATCCGGATGTCAGTCCGATCCGCACTCTGAATCGGCAAATTCTGGATTATGTGTTTTATCGCGGATTAAAGGTGCACTCGTCGCGTGCTTTTGATGTCAAACATATTTCCGATCACAATCCTTTGGAAGTGGTTTTCTCCGTTTGA
- a CDS encoding TetR/AcrR family transcriptional regulator, with protein MAWSPEKKQLTRQRIVQSAAHLFTAKGFDGVSIDDIMRHAQLTRGGFYAHFPSKEALYSEAITSAASLSVASKMPDAALSDSQRLQQLLKAYLSEEHLNATRPYCPLAFLATDVAHQNDEVRGAYTKVYKRLAIYIADLAEYSPNSERVLALTAMMIGGVALARSLNDERTRSKLLAACEKVGMQMIHADEPSL; from the coding sequence ATGGCTTGGTCTCCGGAAAAAAAGCAGCTCACGCGTCAGCGGATTGTACAAAGTGCGGCGCATCTGTTCACGGCTAAAGGTTTCGACGGTGTGTCGATTGACGATATCATGCGTCATGCCCAATTGACTCGGGGTGGTTTCTATGCGCATTTTCCATCCAAGGAGGCTTTGTATTCCGAAGCTATTACCTCAGCGGCCAGCTTAAGTGTCGCCTCGAAAATGCCGGATGCGGCACTGTCCGATTCGCAACGTTTGCAGCAGCTTTTGAAAGCTTATTTGAGCGAAGAGCATCTAAACGCAACCCGGCCTTATTGCCCTCTGGCATTTCTAGCAACCGATGTGGCTCATCAGAACGACGAGGTCCGCGGTGCCTATACCAAAGTGTATAAACGTCTGGCGATTTACATTGCGGATTTGGCGGAGTACTCTCCCAACAGTGAACGGGTGCTGGCATTGACGGCAATGATGATTGGTGGTGTTGCGCTTGCCAGATCTTTGAATGATGAGAGAACCCGCAGTAAATTATTGGCGGCCTGTGAAAAGGTCGGCATGCAGATGATTCATGCCGATGAGCCTTCCTTATGA
- the dbpA gene encoding ATP-dependent RNA helicase DbpA produces MTSLSFSELGLRPELLAALESINYQQMTPIQAESLPGILSGKDLIAQGKTGSGKTAAFALGILQNIQPKNFRVQALVLCPTRELAEQVATEIRRLASAIENIKVLLLCGGVPFKPQAASLEYGAHIVVGTPGRIEDHLRRETLHLKHVQMLVLDEADRMLEMGFEESLNAIVEQTPSNRQTLLFSATFPEAIQSISSHILHNPQQVKVESVHDEAVIRQHFYQVADDMERQQAVKLLLMTHEPTSAVIFCNMKKEVQSLAENLAADGFSVIALHGDLEQRERDQALIQFANQSATVLVATDVAARGLDIDSVEMVINYHLAHDTEVHIHRIGRTGRAGKQGFACSLFTEKQSFKIAQLSEVLGQGIVAEELPGKEVLNQVPRRAPMVTLLIDGGKKQKIRPGDILGALTGEGGISGDEVGKINVTAMRSFVAVNKKSSQKALNKLNHGKLKGKKIRARFVQLENRY; encoded by the coding sequence ATGACTTCTCTTTCTTTTTCCGAACTGGGCTTACGCCCGGAATTGCTCGCCGCTCTTGAGAGCATTAATTATCAGCAGATGACGCCGATTCAAGCGGAAAGTCTACCGGGAATTCTGTCGGGTAAAGACCTGATTGCCCAAGGGAAAACCGGTTCGGGGAAGACGGCAGCATTTGCGCTGGGGATTTTGCAGAATATTCAGCCGAAAAATTTTCGTGTTCAGGCATTGGTTTTATGTCCTACCCGCGAGTTGGCCGAGCAGGTTGCCACTGAAATCCGTCGTCTTGCCAGCGCCATTGAAAACATTAAGGTGTTATTGCTCTGCGGCGGCGTGCCGTTTAAACCGCAGGCGGCATCGCTGGAATACGGTGCGCACATTGTGGTTGGTACGCCCGGGCGGATCGAGGATCATTTGCGCCGGGAAACGTTGCATCTGAAGCATGTGCAGATGTTGGTTCTGGACGAAGCCGACCGTATGTTGGAAATGGGATTTGAAGAATCTTTGAATGCCATTGTCGAGCAGACACCATCTAATCGGCAGACGTTGTTATTCAGTGCGACCTTTCCGGAAGCGATTCAGAGCATTTCCAGCCACATTTTGCACAATCCGCAGCAGGTGAAAGTGGAGTCGGTGCATGATGAAGCGGTGATTCGCCAGCACTTTTATCAGGTTGCCGACGATATGGAACGTCAGCAAGCAGTGAAGTTGTTGCTGATGACGCATGAACCGACGTCGGCCGTCATCTTCTGCAATATGAAAAAAGAGGTTCAGAGCCTGGCAGAGAATCTGGCGGCGGACGGTTTTAGCGTGATTGCCTTACATGGCGATCTGGAGCAGCGAGAACGCGATCAGGCGTTGATTCAATTTGCCAATCAGAGTGCGACGGTGCTGGTGGCGACCGATGTTGCGGCTCGCGGTTTGGATATCGACTCGGTGGAGATGGTCATTAATTACCATCTGGCGCACGATACCGAAGTGCATATTCACCGTATCGGGCGCACTGGGCGCGCGGGAAAACAGGGTTTTGCCTGCTCTCTGTTTACCGAAAAACAGAGTTTTAAAATCGCGCAATTGAGCGAAGTTCTGGGGCAGGGAATTGTCGCTGAAGAACTGCCGGGCAAGGAAGTATTAAATCAAGTTCCACGTCGCGCACCGATGGTAACTCTACTGATCGACGGCGGCAAAAAACAGAAAATCCGTCCGGGCGATATTCTCGGTGCCTTGACCGGCGAGGGCGGAATCAGCGGCGATGAAGTCGGTAAAATCAATGTTACCGCCATGCGTTCTTTTGTGGCGGTAAACAAAAAATCCAGCCAGAAAGCGCTGAATAAATTGAACCACGGTAAGCTGAAAGGCAAAAAAATCCGCGCACGTTTTGTACAGTTGGAAAACCGCTATTAA
- a CDS encoding YbhB/YbcL family Raf kinase inhibitor-like protein: MKHLYSKFALASVALLLSQSVWADSLTLSSSDIAQGKYMSKAQEFNGFGCRGENLSPQLSWSGAPEGTQAFAIFAYDPDAPTGSGWWHWQVVNIPKEATSLPAGAGAADISALPQGSVQIANDYGAKGFGGACPPEGHGDHRYQFTIYALSKKLELPENASGALTGYMVKAHSLGSSTIEALYKR, encoded by the coding sequence ATGAAACATCTTTATTCCAAATTTGCTCTGGCTTCGGTCGCATTGTTATTGTCGCAATCCGTCTGGGCCGATTCTTTGACCTTGTCGAGCAGTGATATTGCGCAGGGAAAATACATGAGCAAGGCTCAGGAGTTCAACGGTTTTGGCTGTCGCGGCGAGAATCTGTCTCCGCAACTTTCCTGGAGTGGTGCGCCGGAAGGAACCCAGGCGTTTGCGATTTTTGCCTATGATCCCGATGCGCCGACGGGCAGCGGCTGGTGGCATTGGCAAGTGGTCAATATTCCGAAAGAGGCGACCTCTTTGCCGGCCGGAGCGGGGGCGGCGGATATCAGCGCTTTGCCGCAAGGCAGTGTGCAGATTGCTAATGATTACGGTGCCAAAGGGTTTGGCGGCGCTTGTCCGCCGGAAGGTCACGGTGATCATCGTTACCAGTTTACGATCTATGCGCTTTCGAAAAAACTTGAACTGCCGGAGAATGCTTCGGGTGCCTTAACCGGTTATATGGTCAAAGCGCATTCGCTGGGTTCCAGTACCATCGAGGCATTGTACAAGCGCTAG
- the cls gene encoding cardiolipin synthase translates to MEIGLNQLLVVFYLLYVFLVLSAVVHMLYQRRSPQNLMAWLLTLLLLPYLGVFLYLIFGSRKFLYKRNKPKITLPTKEGGASSASAANGKNRLAQQIDRLLVADRIASTTNHNRIELLGDSCAAFDAFMQALQEARASIHIETYIFELDKTGKRILQALVAKARSGVTVRLLLDAVGSFALYRRPKALRELIEAGGQVEFFQPVFKNFFNSQVNLRNHRKIYLFDDAVGFTGGMNLSDDYLGSEEDKPVNGRWKDLLFRMQGPVLLHYHTVFNEDWFYTTQEKLPLNNEWPPVEVPGELVQTIPSGPDIHKDALFESLLQGLYSAQQEIVIVSPYFIPDGSVMTALMVAIKRGVKVVLVSPDKSDHLIFDLGRSSYLREFSEAGGDIHFYAGKMLHAKLMVIDRQAMLFGTANLDYRSLFINHELANWVYDSHLIQQAIDWVEALIIKSHPYRPSSSRGRRLFENLTRIFAPIL, encoded by the coding sequence ATGGAGATTGGATTAAATCAGCTTTTGGTCGTTTTCTATTTGCTGTATGTTTTTCTGGTGTTGTCGGCCGTGGTTCACATGCTGTATCAGAGGCGGTCTCCGCAGAATTTGATGGCATGGCTTCTGACTTTGCTGCTGTTACCCTATCTTGGGGTCTTCCTGTATCTGATTTTCGGATCGCGAAAATTTTTGTATAAACGCAATAAGCCGAAAATCACGCTTCCGACAAAAGAGGGCGGTGCTTCCAGTGCTTCTGCGGCTAACGGAAAAAACCGTCTGGCACAGCAGATTGACCGGTTGCTGGTGGCCGATCGGATTGCCAGTACCACGAATCATAATCGTATTGAGTTACTTGGCGACTCCTGTGCCGCGTTCGATGCTTTTATGCAGGCTTTGCAGGAAGCTCGTGCCAGTATTCATATTGAAACCTATATTTTTGAATTGGATAAAACCGGTAAACGCATTTTGCAGGCGCTGGTTGCAAAGGCGCGTTCCGGAGTAACAGTTCGCCTGTTGCTGGATGCAGTCGGTTCCTTTGCTCTATATCGCCGTCCGAAAGCGCTGCGGGAACTGATCGAGGCAGGCGGGCAGGTTGAATTTTTTCAGCCGGTTTTCAAGAACTTCTTTAACAGTCAGGTCAATTTGCGCAATCACCGGAAAATCTATCTGTTTGATGATGCGGTCGGTTTTACCGGAGGGATGAATCTGTCCGACGATTACCTTGGCAGCGAAGAAGATAAGCCGGTGAATGGCCGCTGGAAAGATTTGCTGTTCCGTATGCAGGGGCCGGTTCTGCTGCATTATCACACCGTGTTCAATGAGGACTGGTTTTACACCACGCAAGAAAAATTGCCTTTGAATAACGAATGGCCTCCGGTCGAAGTGCCGGGAGAACTGGTGCAAACCATTCCGTCCGGGCCGGATATTCACAAGGATGCGCTGTTCGAGTCTCTGTTGCAGGGACTCTACTCGGCGCAGCAAGAGATTGTGATCGTTTCGCCGTATTTCATTCCCGATGGCTCCGTTATGACGGCGCTAATGGTGGCGATAAAGCGCGGAGTCAAAGTGGTGCTGGTTTCTCCGGATAAATCGGATCATCTGATTTTCGATCTGGGGCGCAGTTCCTATTTGCGGGAATTCTCCGAAGCCGGTGGTGACATTCATTTTTATGCGGGCAAAATGCTGCATGCTAAGCTGATGGTGATTGATCGTCAGGCAATGTTGTTCGGTACGGCCAATCTGGATTACCGTTCGCTGTTTATTAATCACGAACTGGCCAATTGGGTATACGATTCCCATCTGATTCAACAGGCAATTGATTGGGTGGAAGCGCTCATTATTAAAAGTCACCCATACCGGCCGTCTTCCAGTCGGGGGAGAAGACTCTTTGAAAACCTGACACGAATTTTTGCGCCTATTTTATAA
- a CDS encoding SgcJ/EcaC family oxidoreductase produces the protein MSNRYPISGTVGIEWDTNQNVSVSGFQRTQSATSPVTQRDLRAPIDTPNANESCYCAPATEQVAKELFERWNQALQTGEPQAVAHLYWDDAILLPTVSNVPRVNHAEIEDYFHHFLQSKPYGTIVSRNLKQGCNKLTDAGVYEFKVVKNGEQVVVPARYTFVYEFRNGEWKISHHHSSMMPEKSF, from the coding sequence ATGAGCAACCGTTACCCGATCAGCGGCACCGTTGGGATCGAATGGGACACCAATCAAAATGTCAGTGTCAGCGGCTTCCAACGGACTCAATCGGCAACCAGCCCAGTGACCCAACGCGATTTGCGCGCGCCGATTGATACTCCGAACGCCAATGAAAGCTGTTATTGCGCTCCGGCCACCGAACAGGTCGCCAAAGAACTGTTCGAACGCTGGAATCAGGCATTGCAAACCGGCGAGCCGCAAGCGGTTGCACACCTTTACTGGGACGATGCAATTCTGCTGCCGACCGTCTCTAACGTGCCTCGCGTCAATCATGCGGAAATCGAAGACTATTTCCACCACTTCCTGCAATCCAAACCTTACGGCACGATTGTTTCGCGCAACCTGAAACAAGGCTGCAACAAACTGACCGATGCCGGCGTGTATGAATTTAAAGTCGTTAAAAACGGTGAGCAAGTCGTTGTACCGGCACGCTATACCTTTGTGTACGAATTCCGCAACGGCGAATGGAAAATCAGCCACCATCACTCATCGATGATGCCGGAGAAATCGTTTTAA
- a CDS encoding SulP family inorganic anion transporter yields the protein MAQDNRQIDQAHIAHPGSAAFRKEYAIRDVQAGVITATMAIPLSIGIALMSDYPIQVGLATVAFASFIGFLFAWFRPGNFIGAPGIAAGLAPILALGVATFGIENMAFIIFLTATFQALIWKFNWQRYLLMAVPGYLVEGLLAGIGLKIAMKFLPFLWMLPVGMTGGEEFWNESRMHVVILSILGALIFFGLFQQFKDTNPALPYFALIVFGILAAMFVEVKMLKVEDVEFNIGLPIPSFDSAWMWVYAFFFALMLAVVDVIEQVMSNAAIEKIDPLKRTCNSNNSLLSIWVSNMGSSFFGGMTNLDGLAKSSTNRLAGAYTKFSVLVIGLLITFFVFNVHHLDHLPYFALAIIMTFVGVKMVLGLLHIAKHGPYAMLLATLCGVLVFEVGIFEGLVITLVIHALIYYVIFKKINCQPTGSIVRKYFEKFKEDDKELN from the coding sequence ATGGCACAGGATAACAGGCAAATCGACCAAGCACATATCGCTCATCCAGGTTCGGCCGCATTCAGAAAAGAATATGCCATCCGTGACGTTCAGGCAGGTGTGATCACGGCCACCATGGCGATTCCACTGTCGATCGGAATCGCACTGATGTCCGACTATCCGATTCAAGTCGGTTTGGCGACGGTTGCCTTCGCGTCTTTTATCGGCTTTCTGTTTGCCTGGTTCCGTCCCGGCAATTTTATCGGCGCACCGGGAATTGCCGCCGGCCTGGCGCCGATTCTGGCGCTGGGTGTCGCCACCTTCGGCATCGAGAACATGGCGTTTATTATTTTCCTGACCGCCACCTTCCAGGCATTGATCTGGAAGTTTAACTGGCAGCGCTATCTGCTGATGGCCGTGCCCGGTTATCTGGTCGAAGGCCTGCTCGCAGGAATCGGCCTGAAGATTGCCATGAAATTTTTACCGTTCTTATGGATGCTGCCGGTCGGTATGACTGGCGGCGAAGAGTTCTGGAACGAATCGAGAATGCATGTTGTGATTCTCTCGATTCTCGGCGCCCTGATTTTCTTTGGCCTGTTCCAGCAGTTTAAAGACACCAATCCGGCTCTGCCCTACTTTGCGCTGATCGTCTTCGGCATTCTCGCCGCGATGTTTGTCGAAGTGAAAATGCTTAAGGTCGAAGATGTCGAATTCAATATCGGCCTGCCGATTCCAAGCTTCGATAGCGCCTGGATGTGGGTGTATGCGTTCTTCTTTGCTCTGATGCTGGCAGTGGTCGATGTCATCGAGCAGGTTATGAGCAACGCTGCCATCGAAAAAATCGATCCGTTGAAACGTACCTGCAACTCGAACAACTCGTTGTTGTCGATCTGGGTATCGAATATGGGCTCGTCTTTCTTCGGCGGTATGACCAATCTGGACGGACTGGCAAAATCCTCAACTAACCGTCTGGCCGGCGCCTATACCAAATTTTCGGTGCTGGTAATCGGCTTGTTGATTACCTTCTTCGTCTTTAATGTGCATCACCTCGATCATCTGCCTTATTTTGCGCTGGCGATCATTATGACCTTTGTCGGCGTCAAAATGGTTCTCGGACTGCTGCATATCGCCAAACATGGTCCTTATGCCATGCTGCTGGCTACGCTGTGCGGCGTGCTGGTTTTCGAAGTCGGTATTTTCGAAGGTCTGGTTATCACGCTGGTGATTCACGCGCTGATCTATTACGTCATCTTTAAAAAGATCAACTGCCAGCCAACCGGTTCGATCGTGCGTAAATATTTCGAAAAATTTAAAGAAGACGACAAAGAACTGAACTAA
- a CDS encoding helix-turn-helix transcriptional regulator, translating to MACTSAMQRLLHSAKEASVGQRAVPFSVYASRKEQRVVNVPIIKPLLVCVLEGCKKLGDDIEVCCDTGEFIFLSNSPQVAIRNIPAAASYGALVIEFEFDDFACFSVALPSERSARFLQGNIDAVLQQALQQFVDWSAFAPVELWASRRREILQLLAYQGYTGVYSIMESPSLSHKLHQLMSADVAVEMSAESVASNLAMSESTLRRKLKSEGVSFQTIKDRARLGQGLHWLQTTDQPIGLIAEKCGYQSPSRFTDKFKRLFGITPSELRKTQMPELGE from the coding sequence ATGGCCTGTACATCTGCGATGCAGAGGTTGTTGCATTCGGCGAAAGAGGCCTCGGTCGGGCAAAGAGCTGTGCCGTTTTCGGTTTACGCTTCGCGCAAAGAGCAGAGAGTGGTGAATGTGCCGATTATCAAGCCGTTGCTGGTCTGCGTGCTGGAAGGCTGTAAAAAGCTTGGCGATGACATAGAGGTTTGCTGTGATACGGGGGAGTTCATTTTTTTATCCAACAGTCCGCAAGTGGCGATCCGAAACATTCCTGCCGCCGCTTCTTACGGCGCCTTGGTTATTGAATTTGAATTCGACGATTTTGCCTGTTTTTCTGTCGCTTTGCCAAGTGAACGGAGCGCGCGCTTTTTGCAAGGAAATATCGATGCTGTTCTGCAACAGGCTTTACAGCAGTTTGTGGATTGGAGTGCGTTTGCACCGGTTGAATTATGGGCCAGCCGCCGTCGGGAAATTTTGCAGCTTCTGGCTTATCAGGGGTACACCGGGGTGTATTCGATAATGGAGTCTCCGAGCCTCAGCCATAAACTGCATCAGCTGATGAGTGCGGATGTCGCCGTTGAGATGAGCGCCGAGTCTGTCGCTTCGAATCTGGCGATGAGTGAATCGACCTTGAGAAGAAAATTGAAGTCGGAAGGTGTCAGCTTTCAAACAATTAAAGACCGGGCTCGGCTGGGGCAGGGATTACACTGGCTGCAGACCACTGACCAGCCCATCGGCCTGATTGCCGAAAAGTGCGGTTATCAGTCGCCATCACGTTTTACCGATAAATTCAAGCGGCTCTTCGGGATTACGCCGAGCGAATTGCGCAAAACGCAAATGCCCGAATTGGGCGAATAA